A region of Aquarana catesbeiana isolate 2022-GZ linkage group LG08, ASM4218655v1, whole genome shotgun sequence DNA encodes the following proteins:
- the LOC141104700 gene encoding uncharacterized protein: MTTSMRMEEDWSHMTERILNLTLEIIYLLTGERFPLVKSGDHMTITVPPCDSLKPERHNMQKILEVIQKMMELLTGEVPIRCQDVTVYFSMEEWEYLEGHKDLYKDIMMENQPPLTSPDGSSNGNPPERCPRLLYSRDSTQEVHTIPHHHQSGNLSEFNNVKEEIKKEYNEYDVMKELSDGQQDGWMLELPNTKNPPERCPRPLYSWDSTQEGYTIPHHHQGEDLINMKVEGQVEETYVRDDQKCMEEAAMMRTFIEEDTPTEISTGHAMEKPSKDRLTLSPGCKIEDEDITGDCGGEKTMSSTMDGGLHSVDRPWNPSDSEQPRTVRDGAGIQGKKKFSCTECGESFQWQYHLNVHQRLHTGEKLHSCPECGKYFLYKSDLLTHQKSHPGAKPFSCPECGKCFSLKSELDEHQMSHTGGKQYSCPKCEKRFLHKSNLSVHQRSHTTEKPYSCLECGKRFALKSDLDKHQMSHTGDRLYSCPECGKNFTCTSHLANHQRSHTGERPYFCSECGKRFSRKSHLSDHLRSHMGEKPHSCSECGKSFVKKSYLSLHQRLHTGEKPYSCPECGKCFARNSQLTVHLRSHTEEKPYSCSECGKCYKHKQQLVKHESSHAGKKPHSLPK, from the exons agatcatctacctgctgaccggagag agatttcctcttgtgaagtcaggtgatcatatgaccatcacagtgcctccatgtgactccctaaaacctgagagacacaacatgcagaagattctagaagtcatccagaagatgatggagctgctgacaggagag gttcctataaggtgtcaggatgtcactgtctatttctccatggaggagtgggagtatttagaaggacacaaggatctctacaaggacatcatgatggagaatcagccgcctctcacatcaccgg atggatccagtaatgggaacccaccagagagatgtccccgtcttctgtattcccgggattccacacaggaagttcacaccatccctcaccatcatcag agtggaaacctgagtgAGTTTAACaatgttaaagaagaaataaaaaaggagTATAATGAGTATGATGTGATGAAGGAGCTCTCTGATGGACAACAGGATGGATGGATGCTGGAACTACCTAATACcaagaacccaccagagagatgtccccgtcctctgtattcctgggactccacacaggaaggttacaccatccctcaccatcatcag ggtgaagatctgatcaacatgaaagttgagggtcaagtagaagagacgtatgtgagggatgatcagaaATGTATGgaggaggctgcaatgatgaggacattcatagaggaggacactcctacagagatcagcacag gacacgccatggagaaaccctcaaaggatcgtctCACTTTATCTCCCGGTTGTAaaatagaagatgaggacatcacaggagattgtggaggagaaaagacaatgagctccactatggatggtggacttcacagtgtggatagaccatggaatccctctgactctgagcaacctcgtactgtgagggatggtgccggaatTCAGGGGAAGAAGAAATTTTCCTGCACGGAGTGCGGGGAATCTTTTCAATGGCAATATCATCTCAATGtacatcagaggttgcacacgggggaaaagcttcattcctgtcccgagtgcgggaaatattttctTTATAAGTCGGACCTGCTCACGCACCAGAAATCCCACCCGGGCgcgaagccgttttcctgtcctgagtgcgggaaatgtttttcgctgAAGTCTGAACTCGATGAACATCAGATGTCGCACACAGGGGGAAAGCAATATTCCTGTCCTAAGTGCGAGAAACGTTTCTTACATAAATCTAATCTCTCTGTGCATCAGAGGTCTCATACGACGGAAAAGCCATACTCCTGCTtggagtgcgggaaacgttttgcATTAAAATCAGATCTTGACAAGCATCAGATGTCTCACACAGGGGATAGGttatattcctgccctgagtgcgggaaaaacTTTACATGTACGTCTCATCTGGCTAATCATCAGAGGTCTCATACAGGGGAGAGGCCGTATTTCTGCtccgagtgcgggaaacgtttttcaCGCAAAAGTCATCTCTCCGATCATCTGAGGTCTCACATGGGGGAAAAGCCGCATTCCTGCtccgagtgcgggaaaagtttcgtGAAAAAATCTTACCTCTCTTTGCATCAGAggttgcacacaggggagaagccgtattcctgtccggagtgcgggaaatgttttgcgcGTAATTCCCAACTCACTGTGCATCTGAGGTCTCACACTgaagagaagccatattcctgctccGAGTGCGGGAAGTGTTATAAACACAAACAACAACTTGTGAAACATGAAAGCTCTCACGCAGGGAAGAAGCCACATTCCTTACCCAAGtga